The proteins below come from a single Candidatus Kirkpatrickella diaphorinae genomic window:
- a CDS encoding aspartate kinase — translation MAPQKDHEVNRIVMKFGGTSVADIERIRAVAARVKAEWESGKQVVVVVSAMAGVTNQMVSYCHALSPNVDMREYDAVVAAGEQVTSGLTALALQAIGVPAQSWLGWQIPIITDDAHGKANILGIDGARLIRCLEAGIVPVVAGFQGVCPADEAPSATQVDSIATLGRGGSDTSAVAIAASVKADRCDIYTDVDGIYTTDPRIVSAARKLDRITFEEMLELASVGAKVLQTRSVALAMRERVRVRVLSSFDESTDDSGSSVVDEEEVMEKDLVTGIAYALDEAKITVSHLPDRPGIAAAIFSTLAAARVNVDMIVQSVGSDGSTNMTFTVPKTDQAAAISALEAAKGDIQFGAIQSAQDVAKISVVGVGMRSHSGMASTMFTTLAERGINVQVISTSEIKISVLIKAEYLELAVRALHTAYGLDDQDGGRQNG, via the coding sequence ATGGCGCCCCAGAAGGATCATGAAGTCAATCGCATCGTGATGAAATTCGGTGGCACCTCTGTGGCCGATATTGAGCGCATTCGTGCCGTGGCGGCGCGCGTCAAGGCGGAGTGGGAAAGCGGGAAGCAGGTCGTCGTCGTTGTTTCCGCCATGGCGGGCGTGACCAATCAAATGGTGTCCTATTGCCACGCTTTATCCCCCAACGTTGATATGCGGGAATATGACGCCGTCGTCGCAGCGGGGGAGCAGGTGACAAGCGGGCTGACGGCCCTTGCGCTTCAGGCGATCGGCGTGCCCGCCCAATCCTGGTTGGGCTGGCAGATCCCGATCATCACGGATGATGCGCATGGCAAGGCCAATATTCTGGGCATTGATGGCGCAAGGCTGATTCGCTGCCTTGAGGCCGGCATTGTGCCGGTTGTCGCCGGGTTTCAGGGCGTCTGCCCTGCGGATGAAGCCCCATCAGCGACACAGGTGGACAGCATCGCAACATTGGGGCGCGGGGGGTCAGACACGTCGGCTGTCGCCATCGCGGCTTCTGTGAAAGCGGATCGCTGTGACATTTATACCGATGTGGATGGTATTTATACAACGGACCCGCGTATTGTCAGCGCCGCCCGAAAGCTGGACCGCATCACCTTTGAGGAAATGCTTGAGCTGGCATCGGTCGGGGCGAAAGTTTTGCAGACCCGTAGCGTCGCCCTCGCCATGCGGGAGCGCGTGCGCGTGCGCGTTCTGTCCAGTTTTGACGAATCGACGGATGACTCAGGTTCATCCGTTGTGGATGAGGAAGAGGTTATGGAAAAAGATCTGGTGACGGGGATCGCCTATGCGCTGGATGAGGCGAAAATTACGGTGAGCCACCTCCCTGACCGACCGGGCATTGCCGCGGCGATATTTTCCACCCTCGCGGCGGCGCGGGTCAATGTTGACATGATTGTGCAGAGTGTCGGGTCGGATGGTTCCACCAATATGACCTTCACTGTCCCCAAGACGGATCAGGCTGCCGCGATTTCTGCGCTTGAAGCGGCGAAAGGTGACATTCAGTTCGGCGCGATCCAGTCAGCGCAGGATGTTGCGAAAATCAGCGTGGTCGGTGTCGGGATGCGGTCCCATAGCGGGATGGCAAGCACGATGTTTACAACACTCGCAGAGCGGGGAATAAACGTGCAGGTGATATCGACAAGTGAGATCAAGATCTCGGTCCTGATCAAGGCGGAGTATCTGGAGCTGGCCGTGCGCGCCCTGCACACAGCCTATGGCCTCGATGATCAGGACGGGGGACGTCAGAATGGTTGA
- the ubiG gene encoding bifunctional 2-polyprenyl-6-hydroxyphenol methylase/3-demethylubiquinol 3-O-methyltransferase UbiG has protein sequence MSRPSSISAEEIAQFGRLAASWWDPSGPMRPLHDMNPLRTNWNHQFFKSRAKPDGAAISLLDIGCGAGIASEAYARLGYQVTGLDASAEAIAAAQSHQEISRPETGKGSLTYHHGAAEDFVAQGLTFDAISALEVIEHVIDAEMFLHLLSDLTRPGGLIAISTLNRTLRSLAIAKFGAEYVMRLLPVGTHQWRKFIKPSELVRAARGAGLKMIDITGILYTGAACRLTSDTRMNYQAMFRKQ, from the coding sequence ATGAGCAGGCCGTCATCCATATCCGCTGAGGAAATTGCACAGTTCGGACGTTTGGCAGCCTCATGGTGGGACCCGTCAGGGCCTATGCGCCCGCTGCATGACATGAATCCACTCAGGACAAACTGGAATCATCAATTTTTTAAATCACGCGCCAAGCCGGATGGTGCGGCCATCAGTCTGCTCGATATAGGTTGCGGGGCAGGCATCGCCAGTGAGGCTTATGCGCGGCTGGGCTATCAGGTGACCGGTCTGGATGCCTCGGCGGAAGCCATCGCGGCGGCGCAATCCCATCAGGAAATCTCCCGCCCGGAAACGGGGAAAGGAAGCCTCACCTACCACCATGGTGCCGCGGAGGATTTCGTTGCGCAGGGCCTGACATTTGACGCCATTAGTGCACTGGAAGTCATTGAACATGTGATAGATGCCGAGATGTTTCTGCATCTCCTCAGCGACCTGACCCGCCCGGGTGGATTGATCGCGATTTCGACCCTCAACCGAACGTTACGCTCCCTCGCCATCGCCAAATTCGGCGCGGAATATGTGATGCGTCTCCTGCCCGTCGGCACCCATCAATGGCGCAAATTCATCAAACCTTCTGAACTTGTCCGCGCCGCGCGCGGGGCCGGTCTCAAGATGATCGATATCACCGGCATCCTCTATACAGGCGCCGCCTGCCGCCTGACATCGGACACACGCATGAACTACCAGGCGATGTTCCGCAAACAATAA
- the grxC gene encoding glutaredoxin 3, whose protein sequence is MPKIEIYTQEHCPYCTKAVALLTQKNVAFEQIDAPRGSAAREEATRRSGGSRTVPQIFIDDRVIGGCSELFALEQQKKLDPLLRRAG, encoded by the coding sequence ATGCCGAAGATTGAAATTTACACGCAGGAACATTGCCCATACTGCACCAAGGCCGTCGCTTTGCTGACGCAGAAGAACGTTGCATTTGAGCAGATCGACGCCCCGCGAGGCAGCGCGGCGCGCGAGGAGGCGACACGTCGCTCGGGCGGAAGCAGGACAGTGCCGCAGATTTTTATCGATGACCGTGTCATAGGCGGTTGCTCGGAATTATTCGCGCTGGAACAGCAGAAGAAACTCGACCCGCTTCTGAGGCGCGCTGGATGA
- a CDS encoding DUF1178 family protein has product MISFELRCAQAHAFDGWFLSATLFAGQCAAQFIACPHCGTTRGSEKFEASFPQSSSLSGSIPISGHFRAALWQMWPVIENHCEIVGSRSVAKVTKRHESAARGETISKGIYGQASSQERDIFKEKGIEFVSIPRGPIDDA; this is encoded by the coding sequence ATGATCTCCTTTGAGCTGCGATGCGCGCAGGCTCACGCATTTGATGGCTGGTTTTTGAGCGCCACATTATTTGCAGGGCAATGCGCGGCGCAGTTCATCGCCTGCCCACATTGCGGCACGACGCGCGGATCAGAAAAATTTGAAGCATCATTTCCCCAGTCATCGTCGTTATCCGGGTCCATCCCAATATCGGGTCATTTCCGCGCGGCGCTTTGGCAAATGTGGCCCGTCATTGAAAATCATTGCGAGATTGTCGGGAGCCGCTCTGTCGCGAAGGTGACGAAACGCCACGAATCCGCCGCAAGAGGCGAAACCATCTCAAAAGGAATTTATGGTCAGGCTTCTTCACAAGAGCGTGACATTTTTAAGGAAAAAGGCATAGAGTTTGTCTCCATCCCTCGGGGCCCAATCGATGATGCCTAG
- a CDS encoding DUF2147 domain-containing protein, with the protein MMPRLVSRAAVLLVALFSFHAVASPAHRDRTASGDVTGKWLAQTQDGVFDIFHCGAEICGRLVGMDYEGPVPHDVLGRSQCDLTMLTGFTPQGDGQWQGKIFDPEGGKVYDAIIWSPSPNVLKLRGYLLGIPLLGRTQTWTRYTGHIGPACKMTK; encoded by the coding sequence ATGATGCCTAGGCTTGTGTCACGCGCCGCCGTGCTTCTGGTCGCGCTTTTTTCATTTCATGCCGTCGCCAGCCCCGCGCATCGTGATCGCACTGCGTCGGGCGACGTGACGGGCAAATGGTTGGCGCAGACGCAGGATGGCGTTTTTGATATCTTCCATTGTGGGGCGGAGATCTGCGGTCGCCTCGTCGGTATGGATTATGAAGGGCCTGTGCCGCATGATGTTCTGGGGCGATCACAATGCGACCTGACCATGCTGACGGGCTTTACGCCTCAGGGGGACGGGCAGTGGCAGGGGAAAATTTTCGACCCTGAAGGCGGTAAGGTTTATGACGCGATAATCTGGTCGCCGAGCCCGAATGTCCTCAAATTGCGCGGTTACCTCCTTGGCATCCCGCTTCTAGGTCGGACGCAGACCTGGACGCGTTATACGGGCCATATCGGTCCCGCCTGCAAAATGACGAAATGA